From the genome of Rhodobacteraceae bacterium Araon29, one region includes:
- a CDS encoding amidohydrolase family protein, producing the protein MMFDLIVKNANLPNGKSGFDIGCKGNIIMAIEKNISAEAGQVIDAGGHLVSPPFVDPHFHMDATLSLGTPRMNVSGTLLEGISLWGELKPIQSVEQIFERAMRYCDLAVSMGLGAIRSHVDVCDDTLKGVEALLEVQKQVAAYIDLQLVAFPQDGVFRDPTALNNLNRALDMGVSIVGGIPHFERTMEEGANSVRALCKIAAERGLMVDMHCDESDDPHSRHIETLAFETQRLGLEGRVAGSHLTSMHSMDNYYVSKLIPLIAEAGVHAIPNPLINIMLQGRHDSYPKRRGQTRVRELRDAGITVGFGSDCVMDPWYSLGKADMLDVAFMGLHVGQLSSRADMRWCFDAVTKNSAKIMGLEKYGVGVGNYADMVILQAKDPIEAIRLRPTRLAVIRRGKLIAQTTQSVSKLHLSDRPDELKPDDYAPE; encoded by the coding sequence GGCCGGACAGGTTATTGATGCCGGTGGACACCTTGTTTCTCCACCTTTCGTTGACCCGCATTTTCACATGGACGCGACGCTTTCTTTAGGCACGCCTAGGATGAATGTGTCAGGAACGCTGCTTGAAGGGATCAGCTTATGGGGCGAGCTAAAACCAATACAAAGCGTCGAGCAGATCTTTGAGCGCGCGATGCGCTACTGCGATCTGGCCGTTTCCATGGGACTTGGTGCAATCCGCAGCCACGTTGACGTTTGTGATGACACTTTAAAAGGCGTGGAGGCCCTACTTGAGGTGCAAAAGCAAGTTGCAGCCTATATAGATCTGCAACTCGTTGCCTTTCCTCAGGACGGCGTTTTTCGCGACCCAACCGCATTAAACAACCTCAATCGAGCGCTTGATATGGGCGTGTCAATTGTTGGAGGCATCCCGCATTTTGAGCGAACAATGGAGGAAGGTGCAAACTCTGTTCGCGCCCTGTGTAAAATTGCTGCCGAACGGGGGCTTATGGTTGATATGCACTGCGATGAAAGTGATGACCCGCACAGCCGCCATATTGAAACTTTAGCCTTTGAAACCCAAAGGCTCGGCCTAGAAGGGCGGGTGGCAGGCTCGCACCTTACCTCGATGCACTCAATGGATAATTACTATGTCTCTAAATTGATCCCTTTGATTGCAGAGGCCGGTGTACATGCAATCCCAAACCCACTGATCAATATCATGTTGCAGGGACGCCATGACAGTTATCCGAAACGCCGGGGCCAAACGCGTGTCAGAGAACTTCGCGACGCAGGTATAACCGTGGGCTTTGGGTCGGATTGCGTAATGGATCCTTGGTACTCACTTGGCAAAGCCGATATGTTGGATGTTGCATTCATGGGTCTTCATGTTGGCCAGCTTTCTAGCCGTGCTGATATGAGGTGGTGCTTTGATGCAGTTACAAAAAACTCTGCGAAAATAATGGGGTTAGAAAAATACGGTGTGGGCGTTGGCAACTATGCCGATATGGTAATTCTTCAGGCAAAGGATCCAATCGAAGCCATAAGGTTGCGTCCAACTCGTCTTGCCGTCATTCGAAGGGGAAAATTGATCGCACAAACCACCCAAAGCGTTTCCAAGTTACATCTATCAGACCGGCCGGATGAATTAAAACCGGATGACTATGCACC